In Streptomyces sp. NBC_00448, the following are encoded in one genomic region:
- a CDS encoding FAD:protein FMN transferase, translating into MADDGARLRRVEHTMGTVFSFDVRGAGPRAAAALDAAVAWLHHVDETFSTYRPASQISRLAAGTLALSACSPEVWEVLRLCEAAERRSGGWFSARYAGDFDPTGLVKGWAVERAAAMVSSAGADAVCVNGGGDVQVHGGPWRIGVSDPLRRGALATVVHADGELAVATSGPAERGCHIVDPATGRPPAAALASLTVVCRGLTDADTYATAGYAMGESARAWLGSLPHTRSFAVTADGSTWSTGGSGD; encoded by the coding sequence ATGGCGGACGACGGCGCCCGGCTGCGCAGGGTCGAGCACACCATGGGCACGGTCTTCTCCTTCGACGTCCGCGGCGCGGGACCGCGCGCCGCCGCGGCCCTCGACGCCGCGGTGGCCTGGCTGCACCACGTGGACGAGACGTTCTCGACGTACCGGCCCGCGAGCCAGATCAGCCGGCTGGCGGCCGGGACGCTGGCGCTGTCGGCCTGTTCGCCCGAGGTGTGGGAAGTGCTCCGGCTCTGCGAGGCCGCCGAACGCCGCAGCGGCGGCTGGTTCAGCGCGCGGTACGCGGGCGACTTCGACCCCACCGGACTGGTCAAGGGATGGGCGGTGGAACGGGCCGCCGCGATGGTCTCCTCCGCCGGCGCCGACGCGGTGTGCGTCAACGGCGGCGGCGACGTGCAGGTGCACGGCGGCCCCTGGCGGATCGGGGTGAGCGACCCGCTGCGCAGGGGCGCACTGGCCACCGTCGTGCACGCCGACGGCGAACTCGCCGTCGCCACCTCCGGCCCCGCCGAACGCGGCTGCCACATCGTCGACCCCGCGACCGGCCGCCCGCCGGCCGCCGCGCTCGCCTCGCTGACCGTGGTCTGCCGCGGCCTGACCGACGCCGACACGTACGCCACCGCCGGCTACGCCATGGGCGAGAGCGCCCGCGCCTGGCTGGGGTCCCTGCCCCACACCCGGTCCTTCGCGGTCACCGCGGACGGCAGCACGTGGAGCACCGGCGGGTCCGGCGACTGA
- a CDS encoding FMN-binding protein, whose protein sequence is MNSLAGRPSRRVLLSTLVTVSGVLLLLGLKPHTTAGAAGVAGAPGAAGAGGAATPPAVPAPSASATAPSAGSGDTTGTRTVEGDTIQTRYGPVQLRVTLKAGRITAVSAVQVPDSGPRDQEITGFAVPQLTQEAIAAQSAHIDTVSGATYTSGGYIQSLQSALDKAGS, encoded by the coding sequence GTGAACAGCCTCGCCGGCCGCCCGTCGCGGCGGGTCCTGCTCAGCACGCTGGTGACCGTCAGCGGTGTGCTGCTCCTGCTCGGTCTCAAGCCGCACACGACAGCGGGGGCGGCGGGGGTGGCCGGAGCACCCGGTGCGGCCGGTGCGGGCGGTGCGGCCACCCCACCCGCCGTCCCCGCCCCGTCCGCCTCCGCGACCGCGCCCTCCGCGGGCTCGGGCGATACGACGGGGACCCGCACCGTGGAGGGCGACACGATCCAGACCCGTTACGGGCCCGTACAACTCCGGGTCACCCTGAAGGCCGGCAGGATCACCGCCGTGTCCGCCGTCCAGGTGCCGGACAGCGGTCCCCGGGACCAGGAGATCACCGGCTTCGCCGTGCCCCAGCTCACGCAGGAGGCGATCGCCGCGCAGAGCGCGCACATCGACACCGTCTCGGGGGCGACCTACACCAGCGGGGGCTACATCCAGTCCCTGCAGAGCGCCCTGGACAAGGCGGGAAGCTGA
- a CDS encoding ferredoxin reductase family protein produces MTTTYGPRQARHAVAPPGRRRSPAGPVLALGWAGAAAVLALWWQDTGAVVGTADWLIGAGRIAGLLCGYTCVLLVGLMARVPVLEQGVGSDRVARWHAALGRYTVCLLLAHVTLILWGYAVQAHTGVVGETTTVVLTYPDMLKGTIGGALLIAVGVVSARAVRRRVRYETWYYLHLLTYLAVFLAFWHQLALGADFSSHPLARGFWYALYGAAAAAVLWYRVAAPLRLNLRHRLRVARVVQETPEVVSVIVRGERLPQLAARPGQFLRWRFLAPGLWWTASPYSLSTAPRPDLLRITVKAVGDHSAALARLRPGTRIWAEGPYGALTADRRTRQKVLLLAGGVGVTPLRALFESLPARPGDLTLIYRARTAGDLALRGELEAIARSRGARLHYLLNEADGRSPRLTADFLGAAVPDVAQHDVYLCGPPGMARASYEALRTAGVPARHIHHESFEL; encoded by the coding sequence ATGACCACCACCTACGGTCCGCGCCAGGCGCGGCACGCGGTGGCACCGCCAGGGCGGCGGCGCTCCCCGGCGGGACCGGTGCTCGCCCTCGGCTGGGCGGGCGCGGCCGCGGTCCTGGCGCTGTGGTGGCAGGACACCGGCGCCGTCGTCGGCACCGCGGACTGGCTGATCGGCGCGGGCCGGATCGCCGGACTGCTCTGCGGCTACACCTGCGTGCTGCTGGTCGGCCTGATGGCGCGGGTCCCCGTGCTGGAACAGGGCGTGGGCAGCGACCGGGTGGCCCGCTGGCACGCCGCGCTGGGCCGCTACACGGTGTGCCTGCTGCTCGCGCACGTCACCTTGATCCTGTGGGGCTACGCGGTACAGGCCCACACCGGCGTGGTCGGCGAGACCACGACGGTCGTCCTGACCTATCCCGACATGCTCAAGGGCACCATCGGCGGGGCGCTGCTGATCGCCGTCGGTGTGGTCTCCGCCCGGGCGGTACGCCGCAGGGTCCGCTACGAGACCTGGTACTACCTGCACCTGCTGACCTACCTGGCGGTCTTCCTCGCCTTCTGGCACCAGCTCGCCCTCGGCGCGGACTTCTCCTCCCACCCCCTGGCCCGAGGCTTCTGGTACGCGCTGTACGGGGCGGCCGCCGCGGCCGTGCTCTGGTACCGGGTCGCGGCGCCGCTGCGGCTGAACCTGCGGCACCGGCTCCGGGTGGCGCGGGTGGTCCAGGAGACGCCGGAGGTGGTGTCGGTGATCGTGCGCGGCGAGCGGCTGCCGCAACTGGCCGCCCGGCCGGGGCAGTTCCTGCGCTGGCGCTTCCTGGCCCCCGGGCTGTGGTGGACCGCCAGCCCCTACTCGCTGTCCACGGCGCCGCGGCCGGACCTGCTGCGTATCACCGTCAAGGCGGTGGGCGACCACAGCGCGGCACTCGCCCGGCTGCGGCCCGGCACCCGGATCTGGGCCGAGGGGCCGTACGGCGCGCTGACCGCGGACCGCAGGACCCGGCAGAAGGTGCTGCTGCTCGCCGGCGGGGTCGGGGTGACGCCGCTGCGGGCCCTGTTCGAGTCGCTGCCCGCGCGGCCCGGCGACCTGACCCTGATCTACCGGGCCCGCACGGCCGGGGACCTGGCGCTGCGCGGCGAGCTGGAGGCGATAGCCCGCTCCCGCGGCGCCCGCCTGCACTACCTGCTCAACGAAGCGGACGGCCGCAGCCCGCGGCTGACCGCCGACTTCCTGGGCGCCGCCGTCCCCGACGTCGCCCAGCACGACGTCTACCTGTGCGGACCGCCCGGCATGGCCCGCGCGTCGTACGAGGCGCTGCGCACCGCCGGGGTACCGGCCCGCCACATCCACCACGAGTCGTTCGAACTGTGA
- a CDS encoding response regulator transcription factor — MEFAPRVQPAPLTRPDGSPVRVLVVDDEPDLTEVLAGVLRYEGWQVRTAGDLATALAEGRDFQPDAVVLDIMLPDGNGLTALRGLRAARPDVCVLFLTARDSVEDRIAGITAGGDDYVTKPFSLEEVLARLRGLLRRAGMTRERDDAALLVVGDLTIDEDAREVTRGGEAIDLSPTEFELLRYLMRNPRRVLSKPQILDQVWSYDFGGQAHVVELYISYLRRKIDAGREPMIHTVRGAGYVLKAAPQ; from the coding sequence ATGGAATTCGCCCCGCGCGTTCAGCCCGCGCCCCTCACCAGGCCCGACGGCTCACCGGTCCGGGTGCTCGTGGTCGACGACGAGCCCGACCTCACCGAGGTGCTGGCCGGTGTGCTGCGCTACGAGGGCTGGCAGGTGCGTACCGCGGGCGACCTCGCGACCGCCCTCGCCGAGGGCAGGGACTTCCAGCCCGACGCGGTCGTCCTCGACATCATGCTGCCCGACGGCAACGGGCTGACCGCGCTGCGTGGCCTGCGGGCGGCCCGTCCCGACGTGTGTGTGCTCTTCCTCACCGCGCGGGACTCCGTCGAGGACCGGATCGCGGGCATCACCGCCGGCGGGGACGACTACGTCACCAAGCCGTTCAGCCTGGAGGAGGTCCTCGCCCGGCTGCGCGGCCTGCTGCGCCGTGCAGGGATGACCCGGGAGCGCGACGACGCGGCGCTGCTGGTGGTCGGCGACCTCACGATCGACGAGGACGCCCGGGAGGTCACCCGCGGCGGGGAGGCGATCGACCTGTCGCCGACGGAGTTCGAACTCCTGCGGTACCTCATGCGCAACCCGCGCCGGGTGCTGAGCAAGCCGCAGATCCTCGACCAGGTGTGGTCGTACGACTTCGGCGGCCAGGCCCACGTGGTGGAGCTCTACATCAGCTACCTGCGCCGGAAGATCGACGCCGGCCGGGAGCCGATGATCCACACCGTGCGGGGAGCGGGCTACGTGCTGAAAGCCGCGCCGCAGTGA
- a CDS encoding sensor histidine kinase, which produces MRRLLPRTLRARLIWGLVVLLAVSCAAVGIAAVLTLRSFLTDRLDQQLTQAGGTFPASLEHRGPGEPDADNAHVDTRRQAPGTFGARLLHGKVTAAGIVRSGADTSVTLTAGDKAAIAAVPVDGRSHRLELSALDDYRVKAVDGDDGDVLVTGLPLSGVEDAVTRLVAVEGAVFGGALLVAGAAGAFWVRWSLRPLRRVAATAASVTALPLASGEVALPDRVPDTDPRTEVGQVGIALNRMLGHVENALGRRHASEERLRRFAADASHELRTPVASIRGHAELARLHPEPVPPGVTRALERITAESVRMGGMVDDLLLLARLDAGRPLARDPVDLTRLVLDAVDDARATRPDHRWVLDLPEAPITTTGDPLRLQQITGNLLANAHQHTPAGTRVTVRLRQDRASTRLVVEDDGPGIPADILDTVFERFARADHTRPGPQGHGAGLGLAIVHAVATAHGGTAEVRSRPGRTSFTVTLPGRRPGAG; this is translated from the coding sequence GTGAGGCGGCTGCTGCCGCGCACGCTGCGGGCCCGGCTCATCTGGGGCCTGGTGGTGCTCCTCGCGGTGAGCTGCGCCGCGGTGGGGATCGCGGCCGTCCTCACGCTGCGCTCCTTCCTCACCGACCGGCTGGACCAGCAGCTCACCCAGGCCGGCGGGACGTTCCCGGCCAGCCTCGAACACCGCGGGCCGGGCGAGCCGGACGCCGACAACGCGCACGTGGACACCCGCCGCCAGGCGCCCGGTACGTTCGGCGCCCGGCTCCTGCACGGAAAGGTCACCGCGGCCGGCATCGTACGGTCGGGGGCCGACACGTCCGTGACCCTGACGGCCGGCGACAAGGCGGCGATCGCCGCGGTCCCGGTCGACGGCCGCAGCCACCGGCTGGAGCTGTCGGCCCTGGACGACTACCGGGTGAAGGCCGTCGACGGCGACGACGGGGACGTTCTGGTGACCGGGCTGCCGCTCAGCGGGGTGGAGGACGCGGTGACCCGCCTGGTGGCGGTGGAGGGCGCCGTCTTCGGTGGCGCGCTGCTGGTCGCGGGCGCGGCCGGGGCGTTCTGGGTGCGCTGGTCCCTGCGGCCGCTGCGCCGGGTCGCCGCCACCGCGGCCTCGGTGACCGCGCTGCCGCTGGCCAGCGGCGAGGTGGCCCTGCCCGACCGGGTACCGGACACCGACCCGCGCACCGAGGTCGGGCAGGTCGGCATCGCGCTCAACCGGATGCTCGGCCATGTCGAGAACGCGCTGGGCAGGCGGCACGCCAGCGAGGAGCGGCTGCGCCGGTTCGCCGCCGACGCCAGCCACGAGCTGCGCACCCCCGTCGCCTCCATCCGCGGCCACGCCGAACTGGCCCGCCTCCACCCGGAACCGGTCCCGCCCGGGGTGACGCGCGCGCTGGAACGGATCACCGCGGAGTCGGTCCGGATGGGTGGCATGGTCGACGACCTGCTGCTGCTCGCCCGCCTCGACGCCGGCCGGCCACTGGCCCGCGACCCGGTCGACCTCACCCGGCTCGTCCTGGACGCCGTCGACGACGCGCGCGCCACGAGGCCCGACCACCGCTGGGTCCTCGACCTGCCGGAGGCCCCGATCACGACCACCGGGGACCCGCTGCGGCTGCAGCAGATCACCGGAAACCTGCTGGCCAACGCCCACCAGCACACCCCCGCCGGCACCCGCGTCACCGTCCGGCTCCGCCAGGACCGGGCGAGCACCCGCCTCGTGGTCGAGGACGACGGTCCCGGCATCCCCGCGGACATCCTCGACACGGTCTTCGAGCGATTCGCCCGCGCCGACCACACCCGTCCCGGGCCCCAGGGCCACGGAGCCGGTCTCGGCCTGGCGATCGTCCACGCGGTCGCCACGGCTCACGGCGGCACCGCGGAGGTACGCAGCCGGCCGGGCCGGACCTCGTTCACCGTCACTCTGCCCGGGCGCCGCCCGGGTGCCGGGTGA
- a CDS encoding DUF2231 domain-containing protein, whose amino-acid sequence MSLTHIDGLPAHILFVHFVVVLVPLTALAAVVCAVQPRYARRLGLVLPLLGLVTLGLVPVTTHAGEWLQSRVGNDPLIRKHTELGDGLLPWAIGLFLVTLGVWWLGRRLARPVEAAADGPAAGGARWRSPASLRTVAAVLAVVVSAGAVVDVYRIGESGAKAAWHDNYDKSAGGQHG is encoded by the coding sequence ATGAGCCTGACGCACATAGACGGACTGCCGGCGCACATCCTGTTCGTGCACTTCGTGGTGGTGCTGGTGCCGTTGACGGCGCTGGCCGCGGTGGTGTGCGCGGTGCAGCCCAGGTACGCCCGGCGCTTGGGGCTGGTGCTTCCGCTGCTGGGACTGGTGACGTTGGGGCTCGTGCCGGTCACCACGCACGCGGGTGAGTGGCTGCAGTCCCGGGTGGGCAACGACCCGCTCATCCGCAAGCACACGGAGTTGGGCGACGGTCTGCTGCCCTGGGCGATCGGTCTGTTCCTGGTGACGCTCGGGGTGTGGTGGCTGGGGCGGCGCCTTGCGCGGCCCGTGGAGGCGGCAGCGGACGGCCCCGCGGCCGGTGGCGCGCGGTGGAGGTCGCCGGCGTCGCTGCGTACGGTGGCCGCGGTGCTGGCCGTCGTCGTGTCCGCCGGTGCCGTCGTGGACGTCTACCGGATCGGGGAGTCCGGCGCGAAGGCGGCCTGGCACGACAACTACGACAAGTCCGCCGGTGGCCAGCACGGCTGA
- a CDS encoding kinase: protein MAWVRTGSADTVLVVVRGNSASGKSSVAAGLRAGFGRGLAIVGQDNLRRTVLREWDRPGASNVGLIGVVARYALDHGFHVVVEGILYADHYGAMLAELMSDHRGGTYAYYLDVPFEETLRRHATKPQEGEYGEAEMRGWYRAADLLPGGGETVIGADSALTASVERILRETGLGSWAAGER from the coding sequence GTGGCGTGGGTGAGGACGGGGAGCGCGGATACGGTTCTGGTCGTGGTGCGGGGCAACAGCGCGTCGGGGAAGTCGTCGGTTGCGGCGGGGCTGCGGGCGGGGTTCGGGCGAGGGCTGGCGATCGTCGGTCAGGACAACCTGCGGCGTACGGTGCTGCGGGAGTGGGACCGGCCGGGGGCGTCGAACGTCGGCCTGATCGGCGTGGTGGCGCGTTACGCGCTGGACCACGGCTTCCACGTGGTCGTGGAGGGCATCCTGTACGCCGACCACTATGGCGCGATGCTGGCCGAGTTGATGTCCGACCACCGCGGCGGAACGTACGCGTACTACCTGGACGTGCCGTTCGAGGAGACGCTGCGCCGGCACGCGACGAAGCCTCAGGAGGGGGAGTACGGCGAGGCGGAGATGCGCGGCTGGTACCGCGCGGCCGACCTGCTGCCCGGCGGCGGTGAGACGGTCATCGGCGCGGACAGCGCTCTGACGGCGAGCGTCGAACGGATTCTGCGCGAGACGGGCCTGGGAAGTTGGGCGGCCGGGGAACGGTGA
- a CDS encoding DUF5990 family protein, translated as MLVRIEGRELPGRECGPSPDAPSGYQNVHVGVQRRGHPGELLGLVPGDAPSVVWELEVTATAVGGGWDLRGPYVQGRPGGRFVYLSWGTVEPDRGFAMFRRAKLLFNGVDREVLEAAVARGALVGRLGLTDVRGNPLCAAVGPPLIEWSAP; from the coding sequence ATGCTGGTGCGGATCGAGGGGCGGGAACTGCCGGGGCGGGAGTGCGGGCCGTCGCCGGATGCTCCGTCGGGGTACCAGAACGTTCATGTCGGTGTGCAGCGCCGGGGGCACCCGGGTGAGCTGCTCGGCCTGGTGCCGGGGGACGCGCCGTCGGTGGTGTGGGAGTTGGAGGTCACGGCCACGGCGGTCGGGGGTGGATGGGACCTGCGCGGGCCGTATGTGCAGGGCCGGCCCGGGGGCCGATTCGTCTACCTGTCCTGGGGGACGGTCGAGCCGGACCGCGGCTTCGCGATGTTCCGGCGGGCGAAGCTGCTGTTCAACGGCGTGGATCGCGAGGTCCTCGAAGCGGCTGTCGCGCGGGGCGCGCTGGTCGGGAGGCTGGGGCTCACCGACGTACGGGGCAACCCGTTGTGCGCCGCTGTCGGGCCGCCCTTGATCGAGTGGTCGGCTCCCTGA
- a CDS encoding GlxA family transcriptional regulator yields MRVAVLVLDGVFDSGLAALLDIVHCANTLRTRLPQPPPTWQLSTVGFTRTVRTGAGHRVTAAPVAQAEECDLLLIPGVAERRPDELVAHLSGPRTAPARELIARARARRTPIATACAGSFLLAEAGVLDGLRATTTWWLAPLFRRRYPRVTLDQRQMVTSCDGITTAGAAFGHIDLGLTLIRRRSPALSDLVANYLVIDQRPSQAAHTMTSTLAACDPTVAAFEHWARAHLDQPLSVKDAAAAIGVSERTLQRTTRAVLGLSPVRFVQDLRVEQATHLLRTTDQTIEAIARRVGYESANTLRVLLRDRTGKSATQHRHS; encoded by the coding sequence ATGCGCGTCGCCGTGCTCGTCCTCGACGGGGTCTTCGACTCGGGCCTCGCCGCCCTCCTCGACATCGTGCACTGCGCCAACACGCTGCGGACCCGGCTGCCCCAGCCGCCGCCCACCTGGCAGCTGTCCACGGTCGGCTTCACCCGCACCGTACGCACAGGCGCGGGACACCGCGTCACCGCCGCGCCCGTCGCGCAGGCCGAGGAGTGCGACCTGCTGCTGATCCCCGGCGTGGCCGAGCGGCGCCCCGACGAGCTGGTGGCCCACCTGTCGGGCCCGCGTACCGCCCCCGCGCGGGAGCTGATCGCCCGGGCCCGCGCCCGGCGCACCCCGATCGCCACCGCCTGCGCCGGAAGCTTCCTCCTCGCCGAGGCGGGCGTCCTGGACGGCCTGCGCGCCACCACCACCTGGTGGCTCGCACCGCTGTTCCGCCGCCGATACCCGCGGGTGACGCTCGACCAGCGGCAGATGGTGACCAGTTGCGACGGCATCACGACCGCCGGCGCGGCGTTCGGCCACATCGACCTGGGGCTGACCCTGATCCGACGGCGCAGTCCCGCGCTCAGCGACCTGGTCGCCAACTACCTCGTCATCGACCAACGGCCCTCCCAGGCCGCCCACACCATGACGAGCACCCTCGCCGCGTGCGACCCCACCGTCGCCGCGTTCGAGCACTGGGCCCGCGCCCACCTCGACCAGCCGCTCAGCGTCAAGGACGCCGCCGCCGCGATCGGAGTCAGCGAACGCACCCTGCAACGCACCACCCGGGCCGTCCTCGGCCTCTCACCCGTCCGCTTCGTCCAGGACCTCCGCGTCGAACAGGCCACCCACCTCCTCCGCACCACCGACCAGACGATCGAGGCGATCGCGCGCCGCGTCGGCTACGAGAGCGCCAACACCCTCCGCGTGCTGCTCCGCGACCGCACCGGCAAATCCGCCACCCAGCACCGCCACAGCTGA
- a CDS encoding putative quinol monooxygenase, protein MSQVGFRLRIEARPDRAAEVEAVLRDALELARAEQGTVTWFAFKEGPTVFGIFDTFDDEEGRAAHFDGKIADVLKEIGPTMFAAAPEVHRTDLLAVKLP, encoded by the coding sequence ATGTCGCAGGTGGGATTCCGGCTCCGGATCGAGGCCAGGCCCGACCGCGCCGCCGAGGTGGAGGCCGTGCTCCGCGATGCCCTGGAGCTGGCCCGCGCCGAGCAGGGCACGGTCACCTGGTTCGCCTTCAAGGAGGGCCCGACCGTGTTCGGGATCTTCGACACCTTCGACGACGAGGAGGGCCGCGCCGCGCACTTCGACGGAAAGATCGCCGACGTCCTGAAGGAGATCGGCCCGACGATGTTCGCGGCCGCCCCGGAGGTGCACCGGACGGATCTGCTGGCGGTCAAGCTCCCCTGA